In Prunus dulcis chromosome 1, ALMONDv2, whole genome shotgun sequence, the following are encoded in one genomic region:
- the LOC117616092 gene encoding lipid phosphate phosphatase 2-like isoform X2 yields the protein MAWRNLGSLCSFWNFRSIFQSRTTEIELGTHTIKSHGAALAKNHMHDWLILLLLAVIEVILFIIQPFHRFVGKDMMTDLKYPMKGNTVPVWAVPMYAVLLPIAVFVLFYARRKDVYDLHHSTLGLLFAVLITGVVTDAIKNAVGRPRPDFFWRCFPDGKDVYDQWGGVLCHGKDSDIKEGHKSFPSGHASWSFAGLGFLSLYLCGKIKAFDRKGHVAKLCIVFLPLLAASLVGISRVDDYWHHWQDVFAGGLLGLVVAAFCYRQFFPSPFNDEGWGPYAYFKALEETRSNTHAASPVNALSVQVMGAQNVNERRRQNGDPFAALSADRYTSIRLDEIESGAK from the exons ATGGCTTGGAGGAATCTGGGATccctttgttctttttggaATTTCCGGAGTATCTTTCAG AGCAGAACCACAGAAATTGAACTGGGAACTCACACAATCAAATCTCATGGAGCTGCACTTGCAAAGAATCACATGCATGATTGGCTTATACTGCTGCTTCTTGCAGTTATAGAGGTCATCTTGTTCATCATTCAACCCTTCCACCGTTTTGTGGGAAAGGATATGATGACAGACCTTAAATATCCCATGAAAGGGAACACAGTGCCTGTGTGGGCTGTCCCT ATGTATGCAGTTTTGTTGCCTATTGCCGTTTTCGTTTTGTTCTATGCACGTAGGAAAGATGTCTATGATCTGCACCACAGCACTCTAG GCCTCTTATTTGCTGTGCTGATTACTGGGGTTGTCACGGATGCAATTAAAAATGCGGTTGGCCGGCCTCGACCAGATTTCTTTTGGCGTTGCTTTCCTGATGGAAAAGAT GTTTATGATCAGTGGGGAGGTGTACTGTGCCATGGTAAGGATAGTGACATAAAGGAAGGACATAAGAGTTTCCCAAGTGGTCATGCTTCAT GGTCCTTTGCAGGTTTAGGCTTTCTCTCATTGTACTTATGTGGAAAGATTAAAGCATTTGATCGGAAAGGGCACGTGGCAAAATTGTGCATTGTCTTCCTTCCTCTACTTGCTGCATCTCTTGTTGGCATTTCTAGAGTAGATGACTATTGGCATCATTGGCAGGACGTGTTTGCCGGAGGCCTTTTAG GACTTGTTGTGGCTGCATTTTGTTACCGGCAATTCTTCCCTTCCCCTTTTAATGATGAAG GATGGGGTCCTTATGCATATTTCAAAGCATTGGAGGAGACGCGGAGCAATACACATGCGGCCAGTCCTGTGAATGCACTTAGTGTGCAGGTGATGGGGGCTCAGAATGTGAATGAACGACGTAGGCAAAATGGGGATCCATTTGCAGCATTATCCGCAGACCGCTATACAAGCATTAGGCTGGATGAAATAGAATCAGGGGCGAAGTGA
- the LOC117616092 gene encoding lipid phosphate phosphatase 2-like isoform X1: MAWRNLGSLCSFWNFRSIFQQSRTTEIELGTHTIKSHGAALAKNHMHDWLILLLLAVIEVILFIIQPFHRFVGKDMMTDLKYPMKGNTVPVWAVPMYAVLLPIAVFVLFYARRKDVYDLHHSTLGLLFAVLITGVVTDAIKNAVGRPRPDFFWRCFPDGKDVYDQWGGVLCHGKDSDIKEGHKSFPSGHASWSFAGLGFLSLYLCGKIKAFDRKGHVAKLCIVFLPLLAASLVGISRVDDYWHHWQDVFAGGLLGLVVAAFCYRQFFPSPFNDEGWGPYAYFKALEETRSNTHAASPVNALSVQVMGAQNVNERRRQNGDPFAALSADRYTSIRLDEIESGAK, translated from the exons ATGGCTTGGAGGAATCTGGGATccctttgttctttttggaATTTCCGGAGTATCTTTCAG CAGAGCAGAACCACAGAAATTGAACTGGGAACTCACACAATCAAATCTCATGGAGCTGCACTTGCAAAGAATCACATGCATGATTGGCTTATACTGCTGCTTCTTGCAGTTATAGAGGTCATCTTGTTCATCATTCAACCCTTCCACCGTTTTGTGGGAAAGGATATGATGACAGACCTTAAATATCCCATGAAAGGGAACACAGTGCCTGTGTGGGCTGTCCCT ATGTATGCAGTTTTGTTGCCTATTGCCGTTTTCGTTTTGTTCTATGCACGTAGGAAAGATGTCTATGATCTGCACCACAGCACTCTAG GCCTCTTATTTGCTGTGCTGATTACTGGGGTTGTCACGGATGCAATTAAAAATGCGGTTGGCCGGCCTCGACCAGATTTCTTTTGGCGTTGCTTTCCTGATGGAAAAGAT GTTTATGATCAGTGGGGAGGTGTACTGTGCCATGGTAAGGATAGTGACATAAAGGAAGGACATAAGAGTTTCCCAAGTGGTCATGCTTCAT GGTCCTTTGCAGGTTTAGGCTTTCTCTCATTGTACTTATGTGGAAAGATTAAAGCATTTGATCGGAAAGGGCACGTGGCAAAATTGTGCATTGTCTTCCTTCCTCTACTTGCTGCATCTCTTGTTGGCATTTCTAGAGTAGATGACTATTGGCATCATTGGCAGGACGTGTTTGCCGGAGGCCTTTTAG GACTTGTTGTGGCTGCATTTTGTTACCGGCAATTCTTCCCTTCCCCTTTTAATGATGAAG GATGGGGTCCTTATGCATATTTCAAAGCATTGGAGGAGACGCGGAGCAATACACATGCGGCCAGTCCTGTGAATGCACTTAGTGTGCAGGTGATGGGGGCTCAGAATGTGAATGAACGACGTAGGCAAAATGGGGATCCATTTGCAGCATTATCCGCAGACCGCTATACAAGCATTAGGCTGGATGAAATAGAATCAGGGGCGAAGTGA
- the LOC117635667 gene encoding lipid phosphate phosphatase 2-like isoform X2: MPEIQLGSHTVRSHGVKVLRIHMHDWLILLVLAAIDLGLNLIEPFHRFVGEDMMTDLKYPLKDNTVPFWGVPIIAVLLPLAVILVYYFIRKDVYDLHHAILDGVGRPRPDFFWRCFPDGKGMFDPITKNVMCTGSKSVIKEGHKSFPSGHTSWSFAGLGFIAWYLSGKVRVFDRRGHVAKLCIVFLPLLLAAMVAVSRVDDYWHHWQDVFAGGLIGITIASFCYLQFFPPPYDTDGWGPHAYFQMLAESQNRDEALSPNANSLSVQQTELESIYIQSQHGVETSRGYSGDTNPILNGRESGRHLSVG; encoded by the exons ATGCCAGAAATTCAGTTGGGTTCTCACACTGTAAGATCTCATGGAGTAAAGGTATTGAGGATTCATATGCATGACTGGCTGATTCTACTGGTTCTTGCGGCGATAGATCTGGGTTTGAACTTGATAGAACCTTTTCACCGCTTTGTTGGAGAGGACATGATGACAGACCTGAAATACCCATTGAAAGACAATACAGTTCCCTTCTGGGGTGTTCCG ATAATTGCAGTACTGTTGCCACTTGCTGTCATTCTTGTTTACTACTTCATCCGAAAGGATGTCTATGATCTGCACCACGCCATTTTAG ATGGTGTTGGTCGACCTCGTCCAGACTTCTTTTGGCGTTGTTTCCCTGATGGCAAAGGG ATGTTTGATCCAATCACAAAGAATGTCATGTGTACTGGAAGCAAGAGTGTCATTAAGGAAGGACACAAAAGCTTCCCCAGCGGGCATACTTCAT GGTCCTTTGCAGGTCTTGGTTTCATTGCATGGTATCTATCAGGGAAAGTTAGGGTGTTTGATCGTAGAGGACATGTTGCAAAGCTCTGTATTGTCTTTCTACCATTACTTCTTGCGGCAATGGTAGCAGTTTCTCGAGTTGATGACTATTGGCATCATTGGCAAGATGTTTTTGCTGGCGGGCTTATAG GAATCACCATTGCTTCATTTTGTTACCTGCAATTCTTTCCACCTCCGTATGACACAGACG GTTGGGGACCTCATGCGTACTTTCAGATGCTGGCAGAGTCTCAAAATCGCGATGAGGCCTTGTCTCCCAATGCCAATAGTCTCAGTGTGCAGCAAACAGAGCTTGAGAGTATATACATCCAGTCTCAGCATGGTGTTGAAACATCACGAGGCTATAGTGGAGACACAAACCCCATTCTGAATGGGCGGGAAAGTGGGAGACACTTGAGTGTAGGCTGA
- the LOC117635667 gene encoding lipid phosphate phosphatase 2-like isoform X1 has translation MPEIQLGSHTVRSHGVKVLRIHMHDWLILLVLAAIDLGLNLIEPFHRFVGEDMMTDLKYPLKDNTVPFWGVPIIAVLLPLAVILVYYFIRKDVYDLHHAILGLLFSIFITAVLTDAIKDGVGRPRPDFFWRCFPDGKGMFDPITKNVMCTGSKSVIKEGHKSFPSGHTSWSFAGLGFIAWYLSGKVRVFDRRGHVAKLCIVFLPLLLAAMVAVSRVDDYWHHWQDVFAGGLIGITIASFCYLQFFPPPYDTDGWGPHAYFQMLAESQNRDEALSPNANSLSVQQTELESIYIQSQHGVETSRGYSGDTNPILNGRESGRHLSVG, from the exons ATGCCAGAAATTCAGTTGGGTTCTCACACTGTAAGATCTCATGGAGTAAAGGTATTGAGGATTCATATGCATGACTGGCTGATTCTACTGGTTCTTGCGGCGATAGATCTGGGTTTGAACTTGATAGAACCTTTTCACCGCTTTGTTGGAGAGGACATGATGACAGACCTGAAATACCCATTGAAAGACAATACAGTTCCCTTCTGGGGTGTTCCG ATAATTGCAGTACTGTTGCCACTTGCTGTCATTCTTGTTTACTACTTCATCCGAAAGGATGTCTATGATCTGCACCACGCCATTTTAG GCCTTCTATTTTCCATCTTTATAACCGCTGTTTTAACTGATGCAATCAAAGATGGTGTTGGTCGACCTCGTCCAGACTTCTTTTGGCGTTGTTTCCCTGATGGCAAAGGG ATGTTTGATCCAATCACAAAGAATGTCATGTGTACTGGAAGCAAGAGTGTCATTAAGGAAGGACACAAAAGCTTCCCCAGCGGGCATACTTCAT GGTCCTTTGCAGGTCTTGGTTTCATTGCATGGTATCTATCAGGGAAAGTTAGGGTGTTTGATCGTAGAGGACATGTTGCAAAGCTCTGTATTGTCTTTCTACCATTACTTCTTGCGGCAATGGTAGCAGTTTCTCGAGTTGATGACTATTGGCATCATTGGCAAGATGTTTTTGCTGGCGGGCTTATAG GAATCACCATTGCTTCATTTTGTTACCTGCAATTCTTTCCACCTCCGTATGACACAGACG GTTGGGGACCTCATGCGTACTTTCAGATGCTGGCAGAGTCTCAAAATCGCGATGAGGCCTTGTCTCCCAATGCCAATAGTCTCAGTGTGCAGCAAACAGAGCTTGAGAGTATATACATCCAGTCTCAGCATGGTGTTGAAACATCACGAGGCTATAGTGGAGACACAAACCCCATTCTGAATGGGCGGGAAAGTGGGAGACACTTGAGTGTAGGCTGA
- the LOC117617512 gene encoding uncharacterized protein LOC117617512 has protein sequence MEIAPVAYYDNLKRYWRRRRYQRLNGDTKKKMRVTRLGGAKTTRRIWKLRSAMPKLRLMKFVSPLKLLTKFHDAYVDMMYWMAGNAASVGRVSGKKVAKAQDQISIASCGEEVDGRLVLEIYKRLAASRQLLIDY, from the coding sequence atggagATTGCTCCCGTTGCATACTACGACAACTTGAAGAGGTACTGGAGAAGGAGAAGGTACCAGAGGCTCAATGGAGAcaccaagaagaagatgagggtCACAAGGCTTGGCGGAGCCAAAACTACCAGAAGGATTTGGAAGCTCAGAAGCGCCATGCCAAAGCTCAGGCTGATGAAGTTTGTCTCCCCACTTAAGCTCTTGACAAAGTTCCACGATGCTTACGTTGACATGATGTATTGGATGGCCGGCAACGCTGCGAGTGTCGGAAGGGTTTCGGGGAAGAAGGTTGCGAAAGCTCAAGACCAGATTTCAATTGCTTCTTGTGGGGAGGAAGTTGATGGTAGATTGGTTTTGGAAATATACAAGAGATTGGCTGCTTCTCGCCAATTATTGATTGATTATTGA
- the LOC117635680 gene encoding uncharacterized protein LOC117635680 has protein sequence MEIVPTTHYDNLKRYWRRRKYQRLNGDTKKKMRVTRLGGANGTKTTRRVWKLRSAIPKLRLMKFLSPIKLLAKFHDAYVDMMYRIAGNAASVGRVSGKKVAKAQDQISIASCGEEVDGRLVLEIYKRLAASRQLLIEN, from the coding sequence ATGGAGATTGTTCCGACTACGCACTACGACAACTTGAAGAGGTAttggagaaggagaaagtACCAAAGGCTGAATGGTGAcaccaagaagaagatgagagtcACAAGGCTTGGCGGAGCCAATGGCACCAAAACTACCAGACGGGTTTGGAAGCTCAGAAGCGCCATACCAAAGCTCAGACTGATGAAGTTTCTCTCCCCAATTAAGCTCTTGGCAAAGTTCCACGATGCTTACGTTGACATGATGTATCGGATTGCCGGCAACGCTGCGAGTGTAGGAAGGGTTTCGGGGAAGAAGGTTGCGAAAGCTCAAGACCAGATTTCAATTGCTTCTTGTGGGGAGGAAGTTGATGGTAGATTGGTTTTGGAGATTTACAAGAGATTGGCTGCTTCTCGCCAATTATTGATTGAGAATTGA
- the LOC117617518 gene encoding uncharacterized protein LOC117617518, translating into MRCRQSRAVILSRSRLGPRTNVLKRLGLQSNVHARLGPQGARVREQSRDESNDRRPPTRSRANTRQQVVEESSQAQSPNLHYWQGTEGDRPLGTEEGVSQSRSRHQRCRPERPSLRAEDDDRRPPTFSRTNTRRQDVEESLQAQSPNLPHGQNTKGDQPLGTEEEVSQSRSRHRRRRPETLVLRAEDVEKLVNDRLQALQLKGSTEEALHKKIDRVDCLPFTDKVERAPPPKRFTTPSITPFKGDSAPESHLRHFKSAMILYKADDALMCKVFSMTLRGAAQDWFHTLPSASIGNFKELALIFTKEYTSYKTVRKHADHLFNLRKKPDESLRDYLRRFKAEKANIIGCNDQVASSAFKKGLPTEHELYRELTITPSQTLAEVFATAERYALWDDDRIAAKKASKHVDHPTKQASQKSNQFEQRARDKRRSRPREGSSEIGTFTEFAIPIHQILAQVKDKSWVRRQPPMKEDPSKRDISKYCAFHAEHGHYTNNCNAWKRHLEELVREGHCTEFVAKKAIQQIEDRDAAAKEPPQKVIRINTILADSRESGLTTKERKRKIAQATYVSQVTTGVPVMVDTPIIGFQKKDLIGLDLPHNDALVICIQIEQAVIERIHVDEGSAANILQLSVIQ; encoded by the coding sequence ATGAGATGCAGGCAGTCGCGAGCCGTAATTCTAAGCCGTTCGAGGCTAGGACCAAGGACCAATGTGCTCAAGAGGCTAGGCCTACAATCTAATGTCCACGCCCGCTTGGGCCCACAAGGAGCTCGAGTTCGTGAGCAGTCGCGTGACGAGAGCAACGACCGACGCCCACCAACCCGCTCGAGGGCCAACACTAGGCAGCAAGTTGTAGAAGAATCCTCACAAGCTCAATCTCCTAATTTGCACTACTGGCAGGGCACAGAAGGGGATCGACCCTTGGGAACCGAGGAAGGAGTTAGCCAGTCACGCTCGAGACACCAAAGATGTCGACCTGAGCGACCCTCCTTGCGGGCAGAAGATGATGATCGACGCCCACCAACCTTCTCGAGGACCAACACGCGGAGACAAGATGTAGAGGAATCCTTACAAGCTCAATCCCCTAATCTACCCCACGGGCAGAACACCAAAGGGGATCAACCCTTGGGAACTGAGGAAGAAGTTAGCCAGTCGCGCTCGAGGCACCGAAGACGCCGGCCCGAGACTTTAGTCCTGCGAGCAGAGGACGTCGAGAAGCTAGTAAATGACCGACTCCAAGCTCTCCAACTTAAAGGAAGCACGGAGGAGGCCCTGCACAAGAAAATTGATCGAGTTGACTGCTTGCCCTTTACTGACAAAGTGGAACGAGCTCCTCCACCGAAGCGGTTCACAACGCCATCCATCACTCCattcaagggagactctgccccTGAGAGCCATTTGAGGCACTTCAAGAGCGCCATGATCCTGTACAAGGCAGACGATGCCCTAATGTGCAAAGTGTTCTCGATGACCCTGCGAGGAGCAGCTCAAGACTGGTTCCACACTCTACCGTCCGCGTCGATAGGAAACTTCAAGGAGTTGGCCCTCATCTTCACAAAGGagtacacctcctacaagacGGTCAGAAAGCATGCGGACCATCTATTCAACCTGCGCAAGAAGCCAGATGAGTCTCTACGAGACTACCTAAGACGGTTCAAGGCTGAAAAGGCTAACATCATAGGATGCAATGACCAAGTTGCATCCTCAGCTTTCAAGAAGGGCTTGCCAACCGAGCACGAGCTATACCGGGAGCTGACCATAACACCAAGTCAAACCTTGGCAGAAGTGTTCGCGACGGCAGAACGCTACGCACTTTGGGACGATGATCGAATCGCCGCAAAGAAAGCCAGCAAGCACGTTGATCACCCGACGAAGCAGGCAAGCCAAAAGAGCAACCAGTTCGAGCAAAGAGCCCGAGATAAGCGCAGATCGCGGCCCCGAGAGGGAAGCTCAGAAATAGGGACCTTTACTGAGTTCGCTATCCCAATTCATCAGATCCTGGCTCAAGTGAAGGACAAGTCGTGGGTGAGGAGACAGCCACCCATGAAGGAAGACCCCTCTAAAAGGGACATCAGTAAATACTGCGCATTCCACGCGGAGCACGGACATTACACCAACAACTGCAACGCTTGGAAAAGGCATCTTGAGGAGCTGGTCAGAGAAGGTCATTGCACAGAATTCGTAGCAAAGAAGGCCATCCAACAGATCGAGGATCGTGATGCGGCTGCCAAGGAGCCTCCCCAAAAGGTCATTCGAATCAACACCATTCTAGCTGACTCCCGGGAGTCCGGGCTGACCACCAAGGAGCGCAAGAGGAAGATCGCGCAGGCGACTTATGTCTCCCAAGTCACAACAGGAGTACCAGTCATGGTGGATACACCCATCATTGGTTTCCAGAAGAAGGACTTGATCGGGCTTGACCTACCGCATAATGACGCGCTAGTCATCTGCATTCAGATTGAACAAGCTGTGATCGAGCGAATTCATGTGGATGAGGGCAGCGCCGCTAACATCCTGCAACTATCTGTCATCCAATAG
- the LOC117616385 gene encoding amino-acid permease BAT1 homolog, translating to MLSDGGDRMAQPSHVVPNGSASQDSGHARLHELGYKQELKRDLSLLSNFAFSFSIISVLTGVTTLYNTGLKYGGPVSLVYGWLIAGSFTIFVGLSMAEICSSYPTSGGLYYWSAKLAGPRWAPFASWLTGWFNIVGQWAVTTSVDFSLAQLINVIVLLSSGGRNGDGVSGDKYVVIGIHGGILFLHALINSLPISYLSLFGQLAAAWNIVGVFVLMILIPCVATERASAKFVFTHFNTDNGEGVNNKVYIFVLGLLMSQYTITGYDASAHMTEETKNADTNGPKGIISSIVISIIVGWGYILGITFAVINIPYLLDETNDAGGYAIAEIFYLAFKSRYGSGVGGIICLGVVGVAIFFCGMSSVTSNSRMAYAFSRDGAMPFSSFWHKVNKHEVPANAVWLSALVSFCMALTSLGSLVAFNAMVSIATIGLYIAYALPIFLRVTLARKSFVAGPFNLGRYGVLIGWISVLWVATITVLFSLPVAYPITIETLNYTPVAVGGLLLITVLAWILRARHWFKGPTTNINENELV from the exons atgttgTCTGATGGTGGTGACAGAATGGCACAGCCATCTCATGTGGTCCCAAACGGCAGCGCTTCACAGGACTCCGGCCATGCCCGTCTCCATGAACTTGGCTACAAACAAGAGCTCAAGCGTGACCTCTC GCTGCTTTCAAATTTtgccttttcattttcaatcatATCGGTGCTTACCGGTGTGACCACTCTTTACAACACTGGACTCAAATACGGTGGTCCAGTTTCTCTTGTTTATGGATGGCTTATAGCTGGTTCTTTCACCATCTTTGTTGGGTTGTCCATGGCTGAGATTTGTTCTTCCTACCCAACTTCTGGGGGTCTATACTATTGGAGTGCCAAGCTTGCTGGCCCAAGATGGGCACCCTTTGCTTCTTGGCTCACTGGCTG GTTCAACATAGTTGGTCAG TGGGCAGTCACAACGAGTGTGGATTTCTCACTTGCACAGCTGATTAACGTGATCGTTCTCCTTAGCTCAGGTGGAAGAAATGGTGATGGTGTTTCGGGAGATAAATATGTAGTCATTGGTATCCATGGAGGAATTTTGTTTCTACATGCTCTCATAAACAGTCTTCCCATCTCGTACTTATCTCTCTTTGGACAGCTAGCTGCTGCATGGAATATTGTAG GTGTCTTTGTCCTTATGATTCTCATTCCCTGTGTTGCAACGGAGAGGGCAAGTGCCAAGTTTGTATTCACTCACTTCAACACTGATAATGGGGAGGGAGTCAACAACAAAGTTTACATTTTTGTTCTGGGACTCTTAATGAGTCAGTATACCATAACTGGCTATGATGCATCTGCCCATATG ACAGAAGAAACCAAGAATGCTGATACAAATGGACCAAAAGGAATAATTAGTTCCATCGTGATATCTATTATCGTTGGATGGGGTTATATCCTCGGGATCACCTTTGCTGTTATTAACATCCCATACCTTTTGGATGAGACTAATGATGCTGGTGGTTATGCCATTGCTGAAATATTTTACCTGGCATTCAAGAGTAGATATGGCAGTGGAGTTGGAGGAATTATATGCCTGGGAGTCGTTGGTGTTGCCATATTCTTCTGTGGTATGAGTTCAGTTACTAGCAACTCCAG GATGGCTTATGCATTCTCTAGAGATGGAGCCATGCCATTTTCATCATTTTGGCATAAAGTGAATAAGCATGAAGTCCCAGCAAACGCAGTTTGGCTTTCAGCCTTGGTATCATTTTGCATGGCACTGACA TCTCTTGGAAGCCTTGTGGCATTTAATGCCATGGTATCTATAGCAACCATTGGACTGTACATTGCTTATGCCCTACCCATCTTCTTGAGGGTGACCTTGGCACGCAAATCCTTTGTCGCAGGACCTTTCAACTTGGGACGCTACGGGGTCCTTATTGGTTGGATTTCAGTGCTTTGGGTAGCAACCATCACGGTCCTCTTTTCGTTGCCTGTTGCCTATCCAATTACCATTGAGACACTCAACTATACTCCTGTTGCAGTTGGGGGTTTGTTACTTATTACAGTTTTAGCTTGGATCTTGCGTGCTCGGCACTGGTTTAAAGGTCCTACAACCaacataaatgaaaatgaaCTTGTGTGA
- the LOC117617525 gene encoding two-component response regulator ORR24-like: MASVALSMITEQKDDYKLVMANINMPDMDSLSFLRVLHKKEIPVIFMSSEMNVNVAKKALAEGACFFLEKPISLEDLKSVWQHVYRKIRIPMKYKHKPNRGTKMNSGKDCQGIKINEAGDMLRPPLGGVKSNGTGGECSLATGHALDIDKQNTCTLTFKAQGASGIKRPIDDKEEQEEVNWDSNGTTGDKKPRAVWTPELHLKFTAALSALGDLKSRPKAILKLMNVPNITVRQVASHLQKYKNQVQRIRGTDTTSLPSSLSRLSNCINRNEFPPAKQSSMVCQYDQRTSSFGVRGNTAQLDAPNSLITSPIPVAGFNNHDCRRQNLYSGHTILSHYTNHHTNNPSEFYLRTQGQFQHLNQLRETDSFGYGAGMNEIMNQQPLGIEENRFRTSESHFPSMNYITPEAAASPYISGNTFQVPDEPSVMNQEQYYTSSLTGPFDSPNQNQFSTEGARLTTEVLELVPEQIASGNATNPNKFPADFNDGSQKLDTTAGEASSPNKNQPFSEYDELLKLLEEDPQEASCVGSVPNAGDADRYCEWLRETLLENSTDPL, translated from the exons ATGGCATCTGTTGCTTTGTCCATGATTACGGAACAAAAGGATGACTATAAGCTTGTAATGGCTAACATTAACATGCCAGATATGGACAGTCTTTCTTTTCTGCGTGTACTGCACAAGAAGGAGATCCCTGTCATAT TCATGTCCTCCGAAATGAATGTTAATGTAGCCAAGAAGGCCCTAGCTGAAGGAGCCTGTTTTTTCCTCGAGAAACCAATTTCTCTGGAGGATCTGAAAAGTGTGTGGCAACATGTGTACCGGAAGATTAGAATCCCAATGAAGTACAAACATAAACCAAATCGTGGAACGAAAATGAACAGTGGAAAGGACTGTCAAGGGATTAAGATAAATGAGGCGGGTGATATGCTTAGGCCTCCCCTTGGAGGTGTTAAAAGCAATGGGACTGGTGGTGAGTGTAGCCTTGCCACTGGACATGCTTTGGACATTGACAAACAAAACACTTGCACGTTGACATTCAAAGCCCAAGGAGCTTCTGGGATAAAGCGACCAATTGATGATAAAGAAGAGCAAGAAGAAGTGAATTGGGATAGCAATGGCACCACCGGCGATAAAAAGCCTCGTGCTGTTTGGACTCCGGAACTGCATCTCAAGTTTACAGCAGCTCTAAGTGCCTTAGGAGATCTAA AATCTCGTCCAAAAGCAATTCTAAAATTGATGAATGTGCCAAATATAACAGTGCGCCAGGTTGCAAGCCATCTGCAG AAATATAAAAACCAAGTTCAGAGAATTCGTGGGACAGACACAACTAGCTTACCTTCTTCATTAAGTAGATTATCCAATTGCATCAACAGAAATGAATTCCCACCAGCAAAGCAAAGTTCTATGGTATGCCAATATGATCAAAGGACATCAAGTTTTGGAGTCCGAGGTAATACAGCACAATTAGATGCTCCAAATTCTTTGATCACATCTCCTATCCCTGTAGCTGGTTTCAACAATCATGACTGCAGAAGGCAGAATCTATATTCGGGACATACAATCTTGTCTCACTACACAAATCATCATACCAACAACCCCAGTGAGTTTTATTTAAGAACTCAAGGACAGTTTCAACATTTGAACCAATTAAGGGAAACAGACAGTTTTGGATACGGTGCTGGCATGAATGAAATCATGAACCAACAACCTCTTGGAATAGAAGAGAACAGGTTTAGAACAAGTGAAAGCCACTTTCCAAGTATGAACTACATAACTCCAGAGGCTGCTGCTTCTCCCTACATATCAGGAAACACATTTCAGGTTCCAGATGAGCCTTCTGTCATGAATCAAGAGCAATACTATACTTCGTCTTTGACCGGTCCCTTCGATTCCCCAAATCAGAACCAGTTTTCAACAGAAGGTGCAAGATTAACAACTGAAGTACTTGAGCTTGTGCCAGAACAGATAGCTTCAGGCAATGCAACCAATCCAAACAAATTTCCGGCAGACTTCAATGATGGCAGCCAGAAGCTGGATACTACAGCTGGAGAGGCTAGTTCACCAAACAAGAACCAACCCTTTTCAGAGTATGATGAGCTGTTGAAACTGCTTGAAGAAGACCCACAGGAGGCCAGCTGTGTTGGCAGTGTACCAAATGCAGGTGATGCTGATCGTTACTGTGAATGGCTAAGGGAAACTTTACTTGAAAATAGCACAGACCCTCTATAG